One Williamsia phyllosphaerae genomic window, ACCACCACGGCTGCGTTGGTGATCCTCTTCGTCGGCCTGCTGATGCTCTACGGTCAGCGGGCGGATCACTACAAGACCGTCGACGAGCAAAACGCCGCCGCGTCGGCGACCCGGACCGCGGCGCCGCGCACCACCGAGGAGACGCCGGACTACACCGAGCCGACCCGGACCTCGACACCGACCTCGTCGTCGACGTCCGTTCCATCGACATCGACCACGTCCACCTCCGACGGGACGAACGACCCCGAGGGCGCTCAGACGCCGACGACCACGACACCGCCGGGGATACAGCTCCCGACGATCCCCGGCATCGTCCTACCCGGTCAGACGCCGACCACCACCCCGGCGCGGTAGTCGGCTCACATCCCGTCGTGCATCGTGGCCGCGAAGTCCTCGGCCACGGTGGCGGCGAGCTCCACGAACGCCCGTCGGGTGTCGCGGTTGAGCAGCTCGAGATCGATCTCGGCCCCCTCGGCCAGGTGCTCGTCGTAGGGGACGATCTGGACCGCACGGGTGCGGGCCAGGAAGTGCTGGGCGAGTTGGCCGATGTCGATGGTGGTGGTTCCCCGGCGCGGCCCGCTGAGCACGACGATCGCGCGCGACACCAGATGGCCGTACCCGTGCGCCTGTAGCCAGTCCAGGGTCGCGCTCGCGCTGCGGGCGCCGTCCATGGCCGGGGTCGAGACGAGGATCAGGGCCTGCGCCATGTCGAGGACACCGTTCATCGCCGAGTGACTCAGACCGGTCCCGCAGTCGGTGAGGATGATGTTGTAGAAGCGCTGCAGTACCCGCATGACGCTGCGGTAGTCCTGTTCACCGAACGTCTCGGCGACGGCCGGATCCCGCTCGGAGGCGAGCACCTCGAGTCTGCTGGGAGCCTGCGACGTGTGCGCGCGGATGTCGGAGTAGCGGAAGATCGAGTCGTCCATCAACACGTCACGCACGGTGGACCGTGTCTGCTGCGGGACGCGCTGCGCCAGCGTGCCGAGGTCGGGGTTGGCGTCGACCGCGATGACCCGATCACCACGCAGGTGGGCGAACGTCGACCCGAGCCCGACGGTGGTGGTGGTCTTGCCCACGCCACCCTTCAACGACAGCACCGCGACACGGAAGTCGCCGCGCACCGGCGCGTTCAGTCGGTGCACCAGTTGGTCGTAGTAGACGGTGTCGCGGGAGTCGCCGGGGTTGAGATGCCCGCCGGAGATCCGATGGACCGTGCGTCGCCACCCGGCCTGCGGGGCGCGACGTGCCTTGCGGAGTAACGCCTCCGCGTCGAGCTGGGCCTGGGTCTGCGGTCCCCCGAATCCCTGCTGCGGCGCGAACCCCGGCGGCGGGAATCCGCCACCCTGACCCGGGTAGGGCGTCTGCTGACCCGGAGGTGGGCCGGACGGATACCCCTGCTGCGGCCGTCCCTGACCGAACTGCTCGCGTTGCGGCGGCGGGGGACCGGGGTAGGTGTTCGGGGGCGGACCCTGCCAGCCGGGCGGCGGTCCGCCGGGAGGCGGACCCTGCCACGGTGGCGGACCGTCGTGCTGTTGCCAGGGCGGGGGGCCTTCGTTCTGCCACGCGGGCGGGGGGCCGTCGTACGGCCGCTGCGGCGGCGGGGCGTCGTTCGGCCACGCGTTGGGCGGGGCATCGCCGCGCCACTGGGGTGGCGGGGCATCCCACTGGGGCTGGGGTGCGTCCCACTGGGGTGGCGGTGCGTCCTGGTGGGGCGGGGGTGGTGCATCCCACTGGGGTGGCGGTGCGTCCCACTGCTGGGGCGGCCCCTCGGACCACTGCTGGGGCGCGCCCTGCGCCGATCGGTCCTCGTCGACATTGTCGTCGGTCTGCTGGTGTCGGGATGCGGGTGCATCGAGGGGACCGGTCTCGGTGTCGCGATCGTCCGGAGCCGGATCCGACTGTGGCGGGGCCTCGTGATCGGCGTCCGGGGTGGTGGGTGCGGCCGCGCCGGTCAACCACGGGGGCGGCGCCGGGGCCTGGTTCCTGTCGAAACTCACGTGCGTCCTCGACTCTTCTCGTGTGGCCTGATCGGCCATGGGTCTCGTCGGGCGGATGTACGAACTCTACGGCCTGCGAACGACGTGACGATGTCGTGTCCGGCCGCGCTTGGCGCCGCGGCAGAGCCCGGATCCCCCCGGTTGTACGGCTCCATGATGCAGCCGCGCGCACCCGCCGCGCGAGGGCGGCACCCATCCTGGGGCGCGTGGGACGTCACCGGGGCGTCCAGACGCGGCGAGAACTGCCGCGTCAGCCTGACCGGGACCTGTTACAGGTGTGGCTACACTGGCCGCCGTGATCACGCTGGACAACGTCACGATGAAATACAAGGCCTCCGGCCGACCCGCTCTGCAGGGGTTGAGCCTCGGCGTCGACAAAGGAGAATTCGCCTTCCTCATCGGGCCCTCGGGTTCGGGGAAGTCGACGTTCTTCCGGCTGCTGCTCAAGGAGGACAAGCCGACGAGCGGGCAGATCCGCGTCGGTCAGTTCGACGTCAACAAACTGCCCAGCCGACGCGTGCCGCTGCTGCGACAGTCGATCGGGTGCGTGTTCCAGGATTTCCGGCTGCTGCAGCAGAAGTCGGTCGCCGACAATGTGGCGTTCGCCCTCGAGGTGATCGGCAAGCCCAAGTCGACCATCGCCCGGGTCG contains:
- a CDS encoding MinD/ParA family ATP-binding protein, which encodes MADQATREESRTHVSFDRNQAPAPPPWLTGAAAPTTPDADHEAPPQSDPAPDDRDTETGPLDAPASRHQQTDDNVDEDRSAQGAPQQWSEGPPQQWDAPPPQWDAPPPPHQDAPPPQWDAPQPQWDAPPPQWRGDAPPNAWPNDAPPPQRPYDGPPPAWQNEGPPPWQQHDGPPPWQGPPPGGPPPGWQGPPPNTYPGPPPPQREQFGQGRPQQGYPSGPPPGQQTPYPGQGGGFPPPGFAPQQGFGGPQTQAQLDAEALLRKARRAPQAGWRRTVHRISGGHLNPGDSRDTVYYDQLVHRLNAPVRGDFRVAVLSLKGGVGKTTTTVGLGSTFAHLRGDRVIAVDANPDLGTLAQRVPQQTRSTVRDVLMDDSIFRYSDIRAHTSQAPSRLEVLASERDPAVAETFGEQDYRSVMRVLQRFYNIILTDCGTGLSHSAMNGVLDMAQALILVSTPAMDGARSASATLDWLQAHGYGHLVSRAIVVLSGPRRGTTTIDIGQLAQHFLARTRAVQIVPYDEHLAEGAEIDLELLNRDTRRAFVELAATVAEDFAATMHDGM
- the ftsE gene encoding cell division ATP-binding protein FtsE produces the protein MITLDNVTMKYKASGRPALQGLSLGVDKGEFAFLIGPSGSGKSTFFRLLLKEDKPTSGQIRVGQFDVNKLPSRRVPLLRQSIGCVFQDFRLLQQKSVADNVAFALEVIGKPKSTIARVVPEVLEYVGLGGKSDRMPYELSGGEMQRVAIARAIANRPLLLLADEPTGNLDPETSEEIVDVLDRVNRRGTTVVMATHDQHIVDAMRRRVLEFNLGRLVRDDERGVYGVG